The Bacteroidales bacterium genome includes the window CCATTCTTTTCGATTTCTTCTACTACTTGAAGTTTAAAACAATCACTGTACCGTTTTGTTATTTTCTGATGTTTTGTCATGTTTTTTAGTTTTTTAGTGTCAACCTATTTCAGGATAAGACACTAAAAACTCAAAACTAAACACTCAACACTCAAAACTATTTCTGTGTCGTAAGCAACAAAAACTCATGCTCAAAATTTGGCGTAAAAACACCTTTTCGCAAATTTCGTCTAATTTCTGCTTGTGTCCACCAGCGTAAATCAGCAACCTCGGAGCTAGGATAAAATTTTTCTTCAAATGATGCTCTATAAACAAATAAAAACACCATTTCTCGCTCAACTTCACTTTCCCAAATATATTTTTCCACAAAAATTGGCTTAAAACTTTTCAAACCAATTTCTTCTTTGCTCTCTCGAAACAAAGCCTTATCCATAGATTCGCCCCAAGCCACATGCCCTCCTACTGACGTATCCCACTTATTTGGCTGTATTTCTTTGCTTTTAGGTCTTAATTGAAGCAAAAAAGCGCCATCTTCTCGAATAACGTGCAAATGCACCACAGGATGCAACTTCATTGAACCATTATGAACATCATTTCTGGATATTTTATCCAAAATTTTGCCATCTTCATCAATTACTGGAACGAATTCGCCGGAAATTTTTCTTCTATTTATTATATTTTGCAAAAAAACAAATAATATCCATACACCAAGCATTATATACAGCAATGTTCCACCTATAAATAAAGTAGCTGCTGAACTCAAATTTAATATTGAATATGATGTAATTACTGCATGAATAATAGATATAATTAAAAACGCTTTTAAATTTATGTTCATAATTTTCATTTGCTCTTCGGCTATTTCAACTTCGCCCATATAGCGTTTTGACATCATTAAGAACAGATTCTTTCTTGAATACAATGAAAACAAGATAAAACCTATCAACAACAAATCCATCAACACAAATTTCCAATAAATTAATTTATCGCTTTCTAGCAAATATGAAACTATTCCTAACAAAATCAAGAGGATAGTGTCGAAAATTACAAACCTATCCCATCTTTTTTGCCTAAATCTAATATAGAATAGCTGTACAATACCGAATGATAATGCTATCAAAATGCCTATTTTAGTACCAAAGATTTCATCAGCTATAAAAAATATTATAATAGGAATAAGCCCTGGCAATAACTTTGAAAATATAGAATTCATTAGTTTTTTTTAATATGTTTTTATATTAATGGCAAATTTATAAAAAACTAAGCTGTATAACTAAATTATTAAGTTATTAAAAAAATAAATGCATAAATAAAATTAACAAATGCAACTTTTTTAATAGAAAACTTATCTTAAATTTATGTAAATTTTTTATTAAATTTGTTTTCAGAATGTTTAACCAA containing:
- a CDS encoding NUDIX domain-containing protein, encoding MNSIFSKLLPGLIPIIIFFIADEIFGTKIGILIALSFGIVQLFYIRFRQKRWDRFVIFDTILLILLGIVSYLLESDKLIYWKFVLMDLLLIGFILFSLYSRKNLFLMMSKRYMGEVEIAEEQMKIMNINLKAFLIISIIHAVITSYSILNLSSAATLFIGGTLLYIMLGVWILFVFLQNIINRRKISGEFVPVIDEDGKILDKISRNDVHNGSMKLHPVVHLHVIREDGAFLLQLRPKSKEIQPNKWDTSVGGHVAWGESMDKALFRESKEEIGLKSFKPIFVEKYIWESEVEREMVFLFVYRASFEEKFYPSSEVADLRWWTQAEIRRNLRKGVFTPNFEHEFLLLTTQK